In one Pseudomonas hydrolytica genomic region, the following are encoded:
- a CDS encoding outer membrane beta-barrel protein: protein MQLTSITPKATLALCLAGASQAYADSVTDPISTLGVIASHNQYKLTVDDESDKERLNQGGLFFHFGNKLTGQEGFIYQAGIEGQYRDKDDVEYKSSRADLDLGLRAALSPNNYVDVIVGGGYDWGRIEQDDVGPLDSNVKLTSKSPFAKAGLGYNYLTPDYTLRLEVGARYSIDPEARLKVDGDSDSVDLKNKVNPYGELTMLWNKGINNLPISTSLYYTQTRYELDSNSELAERSKLKQEQVGLRVGLAF, encoded by the coding sequence ATGCAGCTGACCAGCATAACCCCCAAAGCTACTCTCGCCCTGTGCCTGGCGGGCGCCTCGCAGGCCTATGCAGACTCGGTCACCGATCCGATTTCCACCCTCGGTGTGATCGCTTCGCACAACCAGTACAAGCTGACCGTGGACGACGAAAGCGACAAGGAACGCCTCAACCAGGGCGGTCTGTTCTTCCACTTCGGCAACAAGCTGACGGGGCAGGAAGGTTTCATCTACCAGGCCGGCATCGAAGGCCAGTACCGTGACAAGGACGATGTGGAATACAAGTCCTCGCGTGCCGACCTCGACCTCGGCCTGCGTGCCGCGCTGAGCCCCAACAACTACGTCGACGTGATCGTCGGTGGCGGTTACGACTGGGGTCGTATCGAGCAGGACGACGTCGGCCCGCTCGACAGCAACGTCAAGCTCACCAGCAAGTCGCCATTCGCCAAGGCCGGGCTGGGTTACAACTACCTGACCCCGGACTACACCCTGCGTCTGGAAGTCGGCGCGCGTTACTCCATCGACCCGGAGGCACGCCTGAAGGTCGACGGCGACAGCGACTCGGTGGACCTGAAGAACAAGGTCAACCCCTACGGCGAGCTGACCATGCTGTGGAACAAGGGCATCAACAACCTGCCGATCAGCACCAGCCTGTACTACACCCAGACCCGCTACGAGCTCGACAGCAACAGCGAACTCGCCGAGCGCAGCAAGCTCAAGCAGGAGCAGGTCGGCCTGCGCGTCGGTCTGGCGTTCTAG
- a CDS encoding hemolysin family protein, translating to MDPSTSLPASVYFADFGLVLFALFLVLLNGFFVAAEFAIVRLRATKVDALAEAHGWRGHILRTVHNQMDAYLSACQLGITLASLGLGWVGEPAFAELLTPLLAAIGIESPRLIHGIAFFTAFSIISYLHIVVGELAPKSWAIRKPELLSLWTAAPLYAFYWLMYPAIFLLNASANAILRIAGQGEPGPHHEHHYSREELKLILHSSRAGAPTDQDLRVLASAVELGELEVVDWANSREDLVFLELNASLDQVFATFRRHKYSRYPIFDESKGEFVGVLHIKDLLLQLSLLEMLPSALNLADLMHPLERVNRHMPLSQLLEQFRQGGAHFALVEEADGKVIGYLTMEDVLEALVGDIQDEHRKAERGILAYQPGKLLVRGDTPLAKVERLLGVDLDHIEAETLAGLIYETLKRMPEEEEVLETEGLRIIVKKMKGPKVVLAKVLKIA from the coding sequence ATGGACCCCTCCACGAGTCTTCCCGCTTCCGTCTACTTCGCCGACTTCGGTCTCGTTCTGTTCGCCCTGTTCCTGGTCCTGCTCAACGGCTTCTTCGTCGCCGCCGAGTTCGCCATCGTGCGCCTGCGCGCCACCAAGGTCGACGCCCTGGCCGAGGCGCACGGCTGGCGCGGGCACATCCTGCGCACCGTGCACAACCAGATGGACGCCTACCTGTCGGCCTGCCAGCTGGGCATCACCCTGGCCTCGCTGGGCCTGGGCTGGGTCGGCGAGCCGGCCTTCGCCGAACTGCTCACCCCGCTGCTGGCGGCCATCGGCATCGAGTCGCCGAGGCTGATTCACGGCATCGCCTTTTTCACCGCGTTCTCGATCATTTCCTACCTGCATATCGTCGTCGGCGAGCTGGCGCCCAAGTCCTGGGCGATCCGCAAGCCCGAGCTGCTCTCGCTGTGGACGGCTGCGCCGCTGTACGCCTTCTACTGGCTGATGTACCCGGCGATCTTCCTGCTCAACGCCAGCGCCAACGCCATCCTGCGCATCGCCGGGCAGGGCGAGCCGGGCCCGCATCACGAGCACCACTACAGTCGCGAGGAGCTCAAGCTGATCCTGCATTCCAGCCGCGCCGGCGCGCCCACCGACCAGGACCTGCGCGTGCTGGCCTCGGCGGTGGAGCTGGGCGAGCTGGAGGTGGTGGACTGGGCCAACTCGCGCGAAGACCTGGTCTTCCTGGAGCTCAACGCCAGCCTCGATCAGGTGTTCGCCACCTTCCGCCGGCACAAGTACAGCCGCTACCCGATCTTCGACGAGAGCAAGGGCGAGTTCGTCGGCGTGCTGCATATCAAGGACCTGCTGCTGCAGCTGTCGCTGCTGGAGATGCTGCCGTCCGCGCTCAACCTGGCGGATCTGATGCACCCGCTGGAGCGGGTCAACCGGCACATGCCGCTGTCGCAGCTGCTCGAGCAGTTCCGTCAGGGCGGCGCGCATTTCGCCCTGGTCGAGGAGGCCGATGGCAAGGTGATCGGCTACCTGACCATGGAGGACGTGCTCGAAGCGCTGGTCGGCGATATTCAGGACGAGCACCGCAAGGCCGAGCGTGGCATCCTCGCCTACCAGCCGGGCAAGCTGCTGGTGCGCGGCGACACGCCGCTGGCCAAGGTCGAGCGCCTGCTTGGCGTCGACCTCGACCATATCGAGGCCGAGACCCTCGCCGGGCTGATCTACGAGACGCTCAAGCGCATGCCCGAGGAGGAAGAGGTGCTGGAAACCGAGGGCCTGCGCATCATCGTCAAGAAGATGAAGGGGCCCAAGGTGGTGCTGGCCAAGGTGCTCAAGATCGCCTGA
- the phoR gene encoding phosphate regulon sensor histidine kinase PhoR, with protein sequence MRSIVNQDWRGAVVRRLLLLVGACLLLGFITGEYAWALAVGLAIHLGWTLSQLLRLHKWLREHKPDEPPPDGYGLWGEVFDSIYHLQRRNQKARGRLQAVIDRVQESTAALKDAVVMLDSQGNLEWWNRAAETLLGLKTPQDSGQPMANLVRDPRFKEYFERGNYADALEIPSPINDRRRLQFHITRYGNREHLLLVRDVTRLYQLEQMRKDFVANVSHELRTPLTVIAGYLETLLDNVEAVNPRWLRALQQMQQQGARMQTLLNDLLLLAKLEATDYPSDNQPVAVDLMLLSIKNDAQALSGEQNHRISLEADPHLKLKGSETELRSAFSNLVFNAVKYTPAGGEIRIRWFGDEQGAHLAVSDTGMGIEAKHLPRLTERFYRVDSSRASNTGGTGLGLAIVKHVLLRHRGNLEISSVPGKGSTFTCHFVPAQVVQRGR encoded by the coding sequence ATGCGCTCCATCGTGAATCAAGACTGGCGTGGCGCCGTGGTGCGCCGCCTGTTGCTGCTGGTTGGCGCCTGCCTGCTGCTCGGCTTCATCACCGGCGAATACGCCTGGGCGCTGGCCGTGGGCCTGGCGATTCATCTGGGCTGGACCCTCAGCCAGCTGCTGCGCCTGCACAAGTGGCTGCGCGAGCACAAACCCGACGAGCCGCCGCCGGACGGTTACGGCCTGTGGGGCGAGGTGTTCGACAGCATCTACCATCTGCAGCGCCGCAATCAGAAGGCGCGCGGCCGCCTGCAGGCGGTGATTGATCGCGTGCAGGAGTCCACCGCGGCGCTCAAGGATGCGGTGGTGATGCTCGACAGCCAGGGCAATCTGGAGTGGTGGAACCGCGCGGCCGAGACCCTGCTGGGGTTGAAGACCCCGCAGGACAGCGGTCAGCCCATGGCCAACCTGGTGCGTGATCCGCGTTTCAAGGAGTACTTCGAGCGCGGCAACTACGCCGATGCGCTGGAGATTCCCTCGCCGATCAACGACCGCCGCCGCCTGCAGTTCCATATCACCCGCTACGGCAACCGCGAGCACCTGCTGCTGGTGCGCGACGTCACCCGCCTGTATCAGCTCGAGCAGATGCGCAAGGACTTCGTCGCCAACGTGTCCCATGAGCTGCGCACGCCGCTGACGGTGATCGCCGGCTACCTGGAGACCCTGCTGGACAACGTCGAGGCGGTCAATCCGCGCTGGCTGCGCGCGCTGCAGCAGATGCAGCAGCAGGGCGCGCGCATGCAGACCCTGCTCAACGATCTGCTGCTGCTGGCCAAGCTGGAGGCCACCGACTACCCCTCGGACAACCAGCCGGTGGCGGTCGACCTGATGCTGCTGTCGATCAAGAACGACGCCCAGGCGCTGTCCGGCGAACAGAACCACCGCATCAGCCTGGAGGCCGATCCGCACCTCAAGCTCAAGGGCAGCGAGACCGAGTTGCGCAGCGCCTTCTCCAACCTGGTGTTCAACGCGGTGAAGTACACCCCGGCCGGCGGCGAGATTCGCATTCGCTGGTTCGGTGACGAGCAGGGCGCGCACCTGGCGGTCAGCGACACCGGCATGGGCATCGAAGCCAAGCACCTGCCGCGCCTGACCGAGCGCTTCTACCGGGTTGACTCCAGCCGCGCCAGCAACACCGGCGGCACCGGCCTGGGCCTGGCCATCGTCAAGCATGTGCTGCTGCGCCACCGCGGCAATCTGGAGATCAGCAGCGTGCCGGGCAAGGGCAGCACCTTCACCTGCCATTTCGTACCTGCGCAGGTCGTCCAGCGCGGGCGCTGA
- the phoB gene encoding phosphate regulon transcriptional regulator PhoB, with translation MVGKNILIVDDEAPIREMIAVALEMAGYECLEAENTQQAHAVIVDRKPDLILLDWMLPGTSGIELARRLKRDELTSDIPIIMLTAKGEEDNKIQGLEVGADDYITKPFSPRELVARLKAVLRRAGPSDSEAPIEVGGLLLDPISHRVTIDGKPAEMGPTEYRLLQFFMTHQERAYTRGQLLDQVWGGNVYVEERTVDVHIRRLRKALGDAYENLVQTVRGTGYRFSTKG, from the coding sequence ATGGTTGGCAAGAACATCCTGATCGTCGATGACGAAGCACCGATCCGCGAGATGATCGCGGTGGCCCTGGAGATGGCCGGTTACGAGTGCCTGGAGGCGGAGAACACCCAGCAGGCACACGCCGTGATCGTCGACCGCAAACCCGATCTGATCCTGCTCGACTGGATGCTGCCCGGCACCAGCGGCATCGAACTGGCCCGGCGCCTCAAGCGCGACGAGCTGACCAGCGATATCCCGATCATCATGCTCACCGCCAAGGGCGAAGAGGACAACAAGATCCAGGGCCTGGAGGTCGGCGCCGACGACTACATCACCAAGCCGTTCTCGCCGCGCGAGCTGGTGGCCCGCCTCAAGGCCGTGCTGCGCCGTGCCGGGCCAAGCGACAGCGAGGCGCCGATCGAGGTCGGCGGCCTGCTGCTCGACCCCATCAGCCACCGCGTCACCATCGACGGCAAACCGGCCGAGATGGGGCCGACCGAATACCGTCTGCTGCAGTTCTTCATGACCCATCAGGAACGTGCCTACACCCGCGGCCAGCTGCTTGACCAGGTCTGGGGCGGCAACGTCTACGTCGAGGAGCGCACCGTCGACGTGCATATCCGCCGCCTGCGCAAGGCCCTCGGCGATGCCTACGAAAACCTGGTACAAACCGTGCGCGGGACTGGGTATCGTTTCTCCACCAAAGGCTGA
- the ubiA gene encoding 4-hydroxybenzoate octaprenyltransferase: MYTRLLQSTTRLHPRAWDFIQLMRLDKPIGIYLLLWPTLWALWVAAEGVPSAKNLFIFVFGVILMRAAGCVINDYADRNFDGHVSRTRARPLASGKIQPREALLLFAVLVTLSFVLVLFTNATTIWLSFGGLALAACYPFMKRYTFYPQVVLGAAFSWGMPMAFTAETGSLPPEAWLLYIANLLWTVAYDTYYAMADREDDLKIGVKSTAILFGDADRLIIASLQGLALLCLLLAGARFELGVWFHAGLLVAAACFVWEYHKTRNRKPMACFNAFLHNHWAGLAIFVGIVLDYALR, encoded by the coding sequence ATGTACACCCGCCTGCTGCAATCGACCACCCGCCTGCACCCGCGCGCCTGGGACTTCATTCAGCTGATGCGCCTGGACAAACCCATCGGCATCTACCTGCTGCTGTGGCCGACCCTGTGGGCGCTGTGGGTGGCCGCCGAAGGCGTGCCGAGTGCGAAGAATCTGTTCATTTTCGTGTTCGGCGTGATCCTGATGCGCGCCGCCGGTTGCGTGATCAACGACTATGCCGACCGCAATTTCGACGGTCACGTCAGCCGCACCCGGGCGCGACCGCTGGCCAGCGGCAAGATCCAGCCGCGCGAAGCACTGCTGCTGTTCGCCGTGCTGGTGACCCTGAGCTTCGTGCTGGTGCTGTTCACCAACGCCACCACCATCTGGCTGTCGTTCGGCGGCCTGGCCCTGGCCGCCTGCTACCCCTTCATGAAGCGCTACACCTTTTACCCGCAGGTGGTGCTCGGCGCGGCCTTCTCCTGGGGCATGCCGATGGCCTTTACCGCCGAGACCGGCAGCCTGCCGCCGGAAGCCTGGCTGCTGTACATCGCCAACCTGCTGTGGACCGTGGCCTACGACACCTACTACGCCATGGCCGACCGCGAGGACGACCTGAAGATCGGGGTTAAATCCACCGCCATCCTGTTCGGCGACGCCGACCGCCTGATCATCGCCAGCCTGCAGGGCCTGGCGCTGCTCTGCCTGCTGCTGGCCGGCGCGCGCTTCGAGCTGGGCGTCTGGTTCCACGCCGGCCTGCTGGTGGCCGCCGCCTGCTTCGTCTGGGAATACCACAAGACCCGCAACCGCAAGCCGATGGCCTGCTTCAACGCCTTCCTGCACAACCACTGGGCGGGGCTGGCGATCTTCGTCGGCATCGTGCTGGACTACGCATTGCGCTAA
- a CDS encoding chorismate--pyruvate lyase family protein, with protein MPHAALAHPPRWLTNAQLHPQPPAGVRDWLFNEDSLTRRLTALSNDGFSVTPLQEGWQRLRNDECAALGVADGSQGWVREVYLRGHGQPWVFARSVAARSVLEGSGLNLAELGSRSLGELLFSDRAFDRGELQACRYPAAWLPDEVREERLWARRSCFSRGALGVLVAEVFLPAFWQAAAIDA; from the coding sequence GTGCCTCACGCCGCCCTTGCCCATCCGCCGCGCTGGCTGACCAATGCCCAGCTGCATCCGCAGCCGCCTGCCGGTGTGCGCGACTGGCTGTTCAACGAGGATTCGCTGACCCGCCGCCTGACCGCGCTGTCCAACGACGGTTTCTCGGTAACGCCGCTGCAGGAGGGCTGGCAGCGTCTGCGCAATGACGAGTGCGCCGCCCTCGGCGTGGCCGATGGCAGCCAGGGCTGGGTGCGCGAGGTGTACCTGCGTGGTCACGGTCAGCCCTGGGTATTCGCCCGCAGCGTCGCCGCGCGTAGCGTGCTGGAAGGCTCTGGACTGAACCTGGCCGAGCTGGGCAGCCGCTCGCTGGGTGAGCTGCTGTTCAGCGATCGTGCCTTCGACCGCGGCGAGTTGCAGGCCTGTCGTTATCCGGCGGCCTGGCTGCCGGATGAGGTGCGAGAGGAGCGTCTGTGGGCGCGACGTTCGTGCTTCAGCCGCGGTGCACTCGGCGTGCTGGTGGCCGAAGTCTTTCTGCCGGCCTTCTGGCAGGCGGCCGCGATCGACGCGTAA
- the flgN gene encoding flagellar export chaperone FlgN gives MTLSREQQLLLVVEQDLQQDCADYLALRGLMQELYQQLLKRDSRQIDLLNEQILPLVDQAKARAERRSKVLAAFQLGSGNSAMQKLLARYPQAQRKHLEHTWEQLGQLAGQCKRLNERNGKLLAMHHEILEQLLGEPGSAQLYTPQPY, from the coding sequence GTGACCCTCAGTCGTGAGCAACAGCTGCTTCTGGTCGTCGAGCAGGACCTGCAACAGGACTGCGCCGACTACCTGGCCCTGCGCGGCCTGATGCAGGAGCTGTATCAGCAGTTGCTCAAGCGCGACAGCCGGCAGATCGACCTGCTCAACGAGCAGATCCTGCCGCTGGTGGACCAGGCCAAGGCCCGCGCCGAACGGCGCAGCAAGGTGCTCGCCGCCTTTCAGCTGGGCAGCGGCAATAGTGCGATGCAGAAGCTGCTGGCGCGTTATCCACAGGCCCAGCGCAAGCACCTCGAACATACCTGGGAGCAGCTCGGCCAGTTGGCTGGCCAGTGCAAGCGCCTCAACGAGCGCAACGGCAAGCTGCTGGCCATGCATCACGAGATTCTCGAACAGCTGCTCGGCGAGCCGGGCTCGGCGCAGCTGTACACACCGCAACCTTACTGA
- the flgM gene encoding flagellar biosynthesis anti-sigma factor FlgM, producing MEISRHLKPSLNLPSDAPAQVQSARAQSSTASRAAASAEPRLEQLQQALRSLPEVDLDKVAQLKAALARGELSSDPAALAGSMLTYHSGSDA from the coding sequence ATGGAAATCAGCAGGCACCTCAAGCCCAGCCTCAACCTGCCCAGCGACGCCCCGGCGCAGGTGCAGAGCGCGCGCGCGCAGAGCAGTACCGCCTCGCGTGCGGCGGCCAGCGCCGAGCCGCGTCTGGAGCAACTGCAGCAAGCCCTGCGCAGCCTGCCCGAGGTCGATCTGGACAAGGTCGCCCAGCTCAAGGCCGCTCTGGCTCGCGGCGAGCTGAGCAGCGATCCGGCCGCGCTGGCCGGCAGCATGCTCACCTATCACAGCGGTAGCGATGCGTGA
- a CDS encoding flagellar FliJ family protein, giving the protein MKQQIEVLGRLASLRGSRVQQMLGRVSYQQNLCQRYRNNITGLSRLCGFSVPMTTPLQRDNQQRYKATLYKMVELQRRELALAEENLARIQGELLAAMRSEKVIAQFLEGKINEWQELLARQEQKIQDGLAAQAWWRAQVS; this is encoded by the coding sequence ATGAAACAGCAGATCGAAGTGCTCGGACGCCTGGCCAGCCTGCGCGGCAGCAGGGTGCAGCAGATGCTCGGCCGGGTCAGCTACCAGCAGAACCTGTGCCAGCGCTACCGCAACAACATCACCGGACTCAGCCGTCTGTGCGGCTTCAGCGTGCCGATGACCACGCCGCTGCAACGCGACAACCAGCAGCGCTACAAGGCGACGCTGTACAAGATGGTCGAACTGCAGCGGCGCGAGCTGGCGCTGGCCGAGGAGAATCTGGCACGCATCCAGGGCGAGCTGCTGGCGGCGATGCGCAGCGAGAAGGTCATCGCCCAGTTTCTCGAAGGCAAGATCAACGAATGGCAGGAGCTGCTTGCCCGCCAGGAGCAGAAGATTCAGGATGGCCTGGCCGCCCAGGCCTGGTGGCGGGCGCAGGTGAGTTAA
- the fliI gene encoding flagellar protein export ATPase FliI: MLDYKLDEALRSLDGVQLAKVAGRLVRVSGMLLESLGCQRSTGQRCRVEQADGSLLDAQVVGFNRDITYLMPFKKPVGLAAGSRVFPAKDEALLQIDESWLGRVVNGLGEPLDERGKLSGRDPLPVELPTVNPLKRRPVEAALDVGVRAINALLTLGKGQRVGLFAGSGVGKSVLLGMITRQTKADVVVVGLIGERGREVQEFLLHSLGEEGLRKAVVVVAPANESPLMRLKATELCHSIAAYFRDQGQDVLLLVDSLTRYAMAQREIALALGEPPATKGYPPSVFGMLPELVESAGNGESGSGSLSAIYTVLAEGDDHQDPIVDCARAILDGHIVLSRRLADVGHYPAIDISASVSRCMSQVGEPAHLGAARQFKEFYSTYEKIKELIPLGGYTPGMDAKTDRAVQLAPSLERFLRQEVGSGAELGASIATLQGIIK, translated from the coding sequence ATGCTGGATTACAAGCTCGACGAAGCGCTGCGCTCGCTCGACGGCGTGCAACTGGCCAAGGTGGCCGGGCGCCTGGTGCGGGTCTCCGGCATGCTGCTGGAGAGCCTCGGCTGCCAGCGCAGCACCGGCCAGCGCTGCCGCGTCGAGCAGGCCGACGGCAGCCTGCTGGATGCCCAGGTGGTCGGTTTCAACCGCGATATCACCTACCTGATGCCGTTCAAGAAGCCGGTCGGCCTGGCTGCCGGCTCGCGGGTGTTCCCGGCCAAGGACGAGGCGCTGCTGCAGATCGACGAGTCCTGGCTCGGCCGGGTGGTCAACGGCCTCGGCGAGCCGCTGGACGAGCGCGGCAAGCTCTCCGGGCGCGACCCGCTGCCGGTCGAGCTGCCCACGGTCAACCCGCTCAAGCGCCGTCCGGTGGAAGCTGCGCTGGATGTCGGCGTACGCGCCATCAACGCCCTGCTGACCCTGGGCAAGGGCCAGCGCGTCGGCCTGTTCGCCGGCTCCGGCGTGGGCAAGAGCGTGCTGCTGGGGATGATCACCCGGCAGACCAAGGCCGACGTGGTGGTGGTCGGGCTGATCGGCGAGCGCGGCCGCGAGGTGCAGGAATTTCTCCTGCATTCCCTCGGCGAGGAGGGGCTGCGCAAGGCCGTGGTGGTGGTGGCGCCGGCCAACGAGTCGCCACTGATGCGCCTGAAGGCCACCGAGCTGTGCCACAGCATCGCCGCCTATTTTCGCGATCAGGGCCAGGACGTGCTGCTGCTGGTCGACTCGCTGACCCGCTACGCCATGGCCCAGCGCGAGATCGCCCTGGCCCTCGGCGAGCCGCCGGCGACCAAGGGCTATCCGCCTTCGGTGTTCGGCATGCTGCCGGAGCTGGTGGAGAGCGCCGGCAACGGCGAGAGCGGCAGTGGCAGCCTCAGCGCCATCTACACCGTGCTGGCCGAGGGCGATGACCACCAGGACCCGATCGTCGACTGCGCACGCGCCATCCTCGATGGTCATATCGTGCTCTCAAGGCGCCTGGCCGATGTCGGCCACTACCCGGCCATCGACATTTCCGCCTCGGTCAGCCGCTGCATGAGCCAGGTCGGCGAGCCCGCGCACCTGGGCGCAGCGCGCCAGTTCAAGGAGTTCTACAGCACCTATGAAAAGATCAAGGAGCTGATCCCCCTGGGCGGCTACACCCCGGGCATGGACGCCAAGACCGACCGCGCCGTGCAGCTGGCGCCCAGCCTCGAACGCTTCCTGCGCCAGGAGGTCGGCAGCGGCGCCGAGCTCGGCGCCAGCATCGCCACCTTGCAGGGCATCATCAAATGA
- the fliH gene encoding flagellar assembly protein FliH — protein MTVKVIKGDTRQWRAYRFPPRSSQPAVDWSGDAAGLQRVMADGFQQGIEKGYQDGLQQGEEAGRQAGFEQGRAEGLRLGREDGRNEGRREFELAAQPLERISQTLEQYLGELEHKRRQELLELVKKVSQQVIRCELTLHPTQLLALVEEALSSMPGEPEDVQVLLSPEEYARIKALAPERAAGWKLVADERLALGECRVITPQAEADVGCQQRLDACIDTLAEHLHLTEA, from the coding sequence ATGACGGTCAAGGTGATCAAGGGCGATACCCGCCAGTGGCGCGCCTACCGCTTTCCGCCACGCAGCAGCCAGCCGGCAGTGGACTGGAGCGGCGATGCCGCCGGCCTGCAGCGGGTCATGGCCGACGGCTTTCAGCAGGGCATCGAGAAGGGCTACCAGGACGGTCTGCAGCAGGGCGAGGAAGCCGGACGCCAGGCCGGCTTCGAGCAGGGTCGGGCCGAGGGCCTGCGCCTGGGCCGTGAGGACGGCCGCAATGAAGGACGGCGCGAATTCGAGCTGGCCGCGCAGCCACTGGAGCGGATCAGCCAAACGCTCGAGCAGTACCTTGGCGAGCTGGAGCACAAGCGTCGTCAGGAGCTGCTGGAACTGGTGAAGAAGGTGTCGCAGCAGGTCATCCGCTGCGAACTCACGCTGCATCCGACCCAGTTGCTGGCACTGGTGGAGGAAGCCCTGAGCAGCATGCCGGGCGAGCCCGAAGACGTGCAGGTGCTGCTCAGCCCCGAGGAATACGCGCGGATCAAGGCGCTGGCGCCGGAGCGCGCGGCCGGCTGGAAGCTGGTGGCCGACGAGCGCCTGGCCTTGGGCGAGTGCCGCGTGATCACGCCGCAGGCCGAGGCCGACGTGGGCTGCCAGCAGCGCCTGGATGCCTGCATCGACACCCTGGCCGAACACCTGCATCTGACCGAGGCCTGA
- a CDS encoding FliG C-terminal domain-containing protein, giving the protein MSETSTQPDGRGGSTAKEMRMRVQNRSLSSSEQAAILMLSMGDEISAGVLRHFSREEIVAISQAMARLSNVKQPMVSDVIGRFFEDYKEQSSIKGASRGYLAGMLSKALGSEITRSLLDSIYGEEIRAKMAKMEWLDPKQFAALIAKEHAQMQAVFLAFLPPGMASEVLECMPKERQDELLYRIANLSEVNSDVIAELEQLIERSLAVLSTQGSQVRGIKQAADIMNRFKGDRGQMFELLRAHDDQLVERIEDEMYDFFILSRQNQDVLQALLEAVPLEEWVVALKGAEPELVRAITGAMPKRQAQQMESINRRQGPVPLSRVEQVRKDIMAVVREMSASGELQVQLFREQTVE; this is encoded by the coding sequence ATGAGCGAGACCTCAACCCAGCCTGACGGCCGCGGTGGTTCCACCGCCAAGGAAATGCGCATGCGCGTGCAGAATCGCTCGCTGAGTTCGTCCGAGCAGGCGGCCATCCTCATGCTGAGCATGGGCGACGAGATTTCCGCCGGCGTGCTCCGCCACTTCTCCCGCGAGGAAATCGTCGCCATCAGCCAGGCCATGGCGCGCCTGTCCAACGTCAAGCAGCCAATGGTCTCCGACGTGATCGGCCGCTTCTTCGAGGACTACAAGGAGCAGAGCAGCATCAAGGGCGCCTCGCGTGGCTACCTGGCCGGCATGCTCAGCAAGGCGCTGGGCAGCGAGATCACCCGTTCGCTGCTCGACAGCATCTACGGCGAGGAAATCCGCGCCAAGATGGCCAAGATGGAATGGCTCGACCCCAAGCAGTTCGCCGCGCTGATCGCCAAGGAGCACGCGCAGATGCAGGCGGTGTTTCTCGCCTTCCTGCCGCCGGGCATGGCCAGCGAGGTGCTCGAGTGCATGCCCAAGGAGCGCCAGGACGAGCTGCTGTACCGCATCGCCAACCTCAGCGAGGTCAACAGCGACGTGATCGCCGAGCTGGAGCAGCTGATCGAACGCAGCCTGGCGGTGCTTAGCACCCAGGGCTCGCAGGTGCGCGGTATCAAGCAGGCGGCGGACATCATGAACCGCTTCAAGGGCGACCGCGGGCAGATGTTCGAACTGCTGCGCGCCCACGACGACCAACTGGTGGAGCGCATCGAGGACGAGATGTACGACTTCTTCATCCTCTCGCGGCAGAACCAGGACGTGCTGCAGGCACTGCTCGAGGCGGTGCCGCTGGAGGAATGGGTGGTCGCCCTCAAGGGCGCCGAACCCGAGCTGGTGCGCGCCATCACTGGCGCCATGCCCAAGCGCCAGGCGCAGCAGATGGAATCGATCAACCGTCGTCAGGGTCCGGTGCCATTGAGCCGCGTCGAGCAGGTGCGCAAGGACATCATGGCCGTGGTGCGGGAAATGTCGGCCAGCGGCGAGCTGCAGGTGCAGCTGTTCCGCGAACAGACGGTGGAATGA